From Bacillus pumilus, one genomic window encodes:
- a CDS encoding ABC transporter ATP-binding protein: MIQLSNVIKSYEVAQETFDVLSEIDLVIEKGEYMSIMGPSGSGKSTLMNIIGCLDRPTTGQYHFQGRELSAAKDQELAVIRNQFIGFVFQQFHLLPRLNARRNVELPMIYAGISQKERKERAEMALEKVGLADRMKHMPSELSGGQKQRVAIARAIVNKPQLILADEPTGALDSKTSFSIMEQFTKLNEEGTTIVLVTHEEEMAAYTNRTVVVRDGRLVEDRLTQGDAME, encoded by the coding sequence ATGATTCAGCTTTCAAACGTGATAAAAAGCTATGAGGTCGCCCAAGAAACATTTGATGTATTAAGTGAGATCGATCTTGTCATTGAAAAAGGCGAGTATATGTCCATTATGGGCCCGTCCGGCTCTGGAAAATCGACGTTAATGAATATCATTGGCTGTTTAGACCGACCAACCACAGGACAATATCATTTTCAAGGAAGAGAGCTGTCAGCTGCAAAGGATCAAGAGCTTGCAGTGATTCGAAATCAATTCATTGGATTTGTCTTTCAGCAATTTCACCTGCTGCCGAGGTTAAATGCGAGGCGTAATGTTGAGCTTCCGATGATTTACGCTGGTATCAGTCAAAAGGAAAGAAAAGAACGCGCAGAAATGGCACTTGAAAAGGTTGGTTTGGCAGACCGAATGAAGCATATGCCAAGTGAGTTGTCTGGAGGGCAAAAGCAAAGAGTGGCTATTGCTCGTGCAATTGTCAATAAGCCGCAGCTTATCTTAGCAGATGAACCAACAGGCGCTCTTGACTCAAAAACAAGCTTCTCAATCATGGAACAGTTTACTAAGCTGAATGAGGAAGGGACAACGATTGTGCTTGTCACCCATGAAGAAGAAATGGCTGCGTATACAAATCGGACGGTCGTTGTAAGAGATGGACGGCTCGTTGAAGATAGATTGACACAAGGGGACGCTATGGAATGA
- a CDS encoding ABC transporter permease produces the protein MKLFENIKIAMNSVLAHKLRSILTMLGIIIGVGSVIAVVAIGQGGEQMLKGSISGPNNTIDMTYTPSDEELNANPNALFDATFTEEDIKSIKTINGVNQVASSTAQGMQLRFQDTTVDATVNGINEGYTNVHSLQIAEGQNLRDVDFRSGRRAALISEGLQKELFNGQKALGEMIWMNGQPVEVIGVLAKQKGMFSFDMNEIFVPFAMLTSTFGINEYDKLSIQVAHADQMKEVGKNAAALLNENHHTEDAYEMINMEEIAEGIGQITSVMTTIIGSIAGISLLVGGIGVMNIMLVSVTERTREIGIRKAIGATRAQILVQFLIESVVLTLIGGLMGIALGLGGAALVSLVAGWPSLVSWQVICGGVLFSMLIGIVFGLIPANKAARLDPIDSLRYE, from the coding sequence ATGAAACTCTTTGAAAATATCAAAATAGCGATGAATTCTGTTTTAGCTCATAAATTACGTTCTATTTTAACGATGCTTGGGATTATTATTGGTGTTGGATCGGTCATTGCGGTCGTGGCTATCGGTCAAGGCGGAGAGCAAATGTTAAAAGGGTCGATTTCAGGTCCAAACAATACCATTGATATGACATATACGCCTTCTGACGAAGAGTTAAATGCAAATCCAAACGCTTTATTCGACGCCACATTTACTGAGGAAGACATAAAAAGCATTAAGACAATCAACGGTGTGAATCAGGTTGCCTCTTCGACTGCACAAGGAATGCAGCTGAGATTTCAAGATACGACAGTGGATGCGACAGTTAACGGTATAAATGAAGGGTATACGAATGTCCATTCATTACAAATAGCAGAAGGACAGAATTTAAGAGATGTTGACTTTAGAAGCGGCAGAAGAGCCGCTCTCATTTCTGAAGGCTTACAAAAAGAATTATTTAATGGACAGAAGGCATTGGGCGAAATGATTTGGATGAACGGACAGCCTGTTGAAGTCATCGGTGTTTTAGCAAAACAGAAAGGGATGTTTTCATTTGATATGAACGAAATATTTGTCCCGTTTGCTATGCTCACCTCCACATTTGGGATCAATGAATATGATAAGTTGTCAATCCAAGTCGCACATGCTGATCAAATGAAGGAAGTAGGAAAGAATGCGGCTGCATTATTAAATGAAAATCATCATACAGAAGATGCTTATGAAATGATCAATATGGAAGAAATCGCAGAAGGCATTGGTCAAATCACATCTGTTATGACAACAATCATTGGCTCAATAGCTGGGATTTCTTTGCTTGTCGGCGGTATCGGTGTGATGAATATCATGCTTGTTTCTGTGACAGAGAGGACAAGGGAAATCGGTATCCGAAAGGCGATTGGAGCAACAAGGGCTCAAATACTCGTTCAATTTTTAATTGAATCTGTCGTCTTAACATTGATCGGCGGGTTGATGGGGATCGCACTTGGCTTAGGTGGCGCTGCGCTAGTATCACTAGTTGCCGGCTGGCCGTCCTTAGTATCTTGGCAAGTCATCTGTGGCGGTGTGCTGTTTAGTATGCTTATTGGGATTGTTTTTGGGTTAATTCCTGCGAATAAAGCAGCAAGACTAGATCCTATTGATTCTCTTAGATATGAATAA